Proteins from a single region of Callithrix jacchus isolate 240 chromosome 12, calJac240_pri, whole genome shotgun sequence:
- the CYP26C1 gene encoding cytochrome P450 26C1, with protein sequence MFPWGLSCLSVLGAAGTALLCTGLLLSLAQHLWTLRWMLSRDRASTLPLPKGSMGWPFFGETLHWLVQGSRFHSSRRERYGTVFKTHLLGRPVIRVSGAENVRTILLGEHRLVRSQWPQSAHILLGEHTLLGAVGDPHRRRRKVLARVFSRAALERYVPRLQGALRREVRSWCATRGPVSVYDAAKALTFRMAARILLGLRLDEAQCATLARTFEELVENLFSLPLDVPFSGLRKGIRARDQLHRHLEGAIYEKLHEDKAAEPGDALDLIIHSARELGHEPSMQELKESAVELLFAAFFTTASASTSLVLLLLQHPAAIAKIREELVAQGLGRACGCAPGAAGGGSGPLPDCDCEPDLSLAALGRLRYVDCVVKEVLRLLPPVSGGYRTALCTFELDGYQIPKGWSVMYSIRDTHETAAVYRSPPEGFDPERFGAAREDSRGSCSRFHYIPFGGGARSCLGQELAQAVLQLLAVELVRTARWELATPAFPAMQTVPIVHPVDGLRLFFHPLAPSAAGDGLCL encoded by the exons ATGTTCCCTTGGGGGCTGAGCTGCCTGTCAGTGCTGGGGGCGGCTGGCACTGCTCTCCTGTGCACCGGCCTGCTGCTCAGCCTAGCCCAGCACCTCTGGACCCTCCGCTGGATGCTGAGCCGGGACCGGGCCTCCACTCTGCCTCTGCCCAAGGGCTCCATGGGCTGGCCCTTCTTCGGCGAAACGCTGCACTGGTTAGTTCAG GGCTCGCGCTTCCACAGTTCTCGGCGGGAGCGCTATGGGACAGTGTTCAAGACGCACTTGCTGGGCAGGCCAGTGATCCGCGTTAGCGGCGCGGAGAACGTGCGCACCATCCTGCTGGGCGAGCACCGCCTGGTGCGCAGCCAGTGGCCTCAGAGCGCGCACATCCTGCTGGGCGAGCACACACTGCTAGGTGCCGTCGGCGATCCGCATCGGCGGCGGCGCAAG GTCCTGGCACGCGTGTTCAGCCGCGCCGCGCTGGAGCGCTACGTGCCGCGCCTGCAGGGGGCGCTGCGGCGTGAGGTGCGCTCCTGGTGTGCGACGCGCGGGCCGGTCTCGGTCTACGACGCCGCCAAAGCGCTCACCTTCCGCATGGCCGCGCGCATCCTGCTGGGGCTGCGGCTGGACGAGGCTCAGTGCGCCACGCTGGCCCGGACCTTCGAAGAGCTCGTGGAGAACCTCTTCTCACTGCCTCTGGACGTGCCCTTCAGTGGTCTGCGCAAG GGCATCCGGGCAAGGGACCAGCTGCATCGGCACCTGGAGGGGGCCATTTATGAGAAGCTTCATGAGGACAAGGCTGCAGAGCCAGGTGATGCCCTCGACCTGATCATTCACAGTGCAAGGGAGCTGGGCCACGAGCCCTCCATGCAGGAGCTGAAG GAGTCGGCTGTGGAGCTCCTCTTCGCCGCCTTCTTCACCACGGCCAGTGCCAGCACCTCGCTCGTCCTGCTGCTACTGCAGCACCCGGCGGCCATCGCCAAGATCCGAGAGGAGCTGGTGGCGCAGGGGCTGGGGCGCGCGTGCGGCTGCGCACCTGGGGCAGCGGGAGGCGGCTCGGGGCCCCTGCCTGATTGCGACTGCGAGCCGGACCTCAGCCTCGCAGCGCTGGGCCGTCTGCGCTACGTCGACTGCGTGGTCAAGGAGGTGCTGCGCCTCCTGCCGCCCGTGTCCGGGGGCTACCGCACCGCTCTGTGCACCTTCGAGCTCGAC GGCTACCAGATCCCCAAGGGCTGGAGCGTGATGTATAGCATCCGAGACACGCACGAGACGGCTGCGGTTTACCGCAGCCCTCCCGAAGGCTTCGACCCGGAGCGCTTTGGCGCAGCGCGCGAAGATTCAAGGGGCAGCTGCAGCCGCTTCCATTACATCCCGTTCGGCGGCGGTGCGCGCAGCTGCCTCGGCCAGGAGCTGGCGCAGGCTGTGCTCCAGCTGCTAGCTGTGGAGCTGGTGCGTACCGCGCGCTGGGAGCTGGCCACACCCGCCTTCCCCGCAATGCAGACGGTGCCCATTGTGCACCCAGTGGACGGGCTGCGGCTCTTTTTCCACCCCCTCGCGCCTTCGGCTGCGGGGGATGGGCTATGCCTCTGA